A part of Brassica rapa cultivar Chiifu-401-42 chromosome A05, CAAS_Brap_v3.01, whole genome shotgun sequence genomic DNA contains:
- the LOC103869998 gene encoding protein FLX-like 1, translating to MSGRNRGSYGGLQPPINQPPFVRGLGGHAPPPHPHPHPHPHPSRPLDDNRELPQFRNHHPQHHHHSIIEDRIASQNQDVQGLLADNQRLAATHVALKQELEVAQHELQRMMHYIDSLRAEEDIMMREMYDKSMRCEVELHQVEALRADVQKVRADIKEFTASRQELTSQVHLMTQDLGRLTAELQQIPTLTAEIENTKQELQRARAAIDYEKKGYAENYEHGKVMEQKLVAMARELEKLRAEIANSESRAHATGPVGNTGGVGYGGGYGNHDPAGYAVNPYQPNYAMNPAQAQGGVEGYYPPPYGAAPTAWAGGYDPHQQQQQYYPQQGQGQ from the exons ATGTCCGGTAGAAATCGCGGATCGTACGGCGGCTTACAACCTCCGATCAACCAACCGCCTTTCGTCAGAGGCTTAGGAGGACACGCACCTCctcctcatcctcatcctcatcctcatcctcatcccTCTCGCCCCTTAGACGACAACAGAGAACTCCCCCAATTCAGAAACCATCATCCTCAACACCATCACCACTCAATCATCGAAGACCGAATCGCATCCCAAAACCAAGACGTGCAAGGCCTTCTCGCCGACAACCAGAGGCTCGCCGCGACGCACGTGGCGCTGAAGCAGGAGCTGGAAGTAGCGCAGCACGAGCTGCAGAGGATGATGCATTATATCGACTCGCTGCGAGCCGAGGAAGATATAATGATGAGGGAGATGTACGATAAGTCTATGCGGTGCGAGGTGGAGCTGCATCAGGTCGAGGCCTTGCGCGCTGATGTTCAGAAGGTTAGGGCGGATATCAAGGAGTTTACTGCGAGCAGGCAGGAGCTGACGAGTCAGGTTCATTTGATGACTCAAGATTTGGGGAGGCTTACGGCTGAGTTGCAGCAGATACCGACTTTGACTGCGGAGATTGAGAACACTAAGCAAGAGCTGCAACGCGCGAG AGCGGCGATTGATTACGAGAAGAAAGGGTATGCGGAGAATTACGAGCACGGGAAAGTTATGGAGCAGAAGCTAGTTGCGATGGCTCGGGAATTGGAGAAGCTTCGAGCTGAGATTGCTAACTCGGAGAGTAGAGCTCATGCTACTGGTCCTGTTGGGAATACTG GTGGAGTTGGTTATGGTGGTGGGTATGGAAACCATGATCCTGCTGGGTATGCTGTGAATCCTTATCAACCTAACTATGCCATGAATCCA GCACAAGCACAGGGAGGCGTGGAAGGCTATTATCCTCCTCCATATGGAGCAGCACCCACTGCCTGGGCTGGCGGCTATGATCCgcatcagcaacaacaacagTATTATCCACAACAAGGACAAGGACAGTGA
- the LOC103869999 gene encoding protein Jade-1 isoform X2 → MDAQYQNLPPLKRLRLMQRDLELAHQQHQLQSQPEVKPSQLPAKKRKHSRVDYDDDCENSSPAYRCLPAKKRIWAIDPDLLSGTPFSPFDLNVEYTPCVDEDGIEKKKKNPSPLVESESNPQEDDDDKENIDPLSIPEDEDGIMCGVCQSTDGDPSNPIVFCDGCDLMVHASCYGNPLVKAIPEGDWFCSLCTESTSLKKREKPFFSCCLCTTKGGAMKPTKDGRWAHITCSLFVPEVYFEDPEGREGICCSEIPSRRWKERCYLCKVRRGCVIECSEMKCELAFHVSCGLKEELCIEYREGRRSGGIVVGFCSEHTKLWERESGKYKIVARD, encoded by the exons aTGGATGCTCAGTATCAGAACTTGCCTCCTCTCAAAAGGCTAAGATTGATGCAGCGAGATCTCGAACTTGCTCATCAACAACATCAGCTACAAAGCCAACCTGAGGTGAAGCCGTCGCAGTTACCGGCGAAGAAGAGGAAACACTCTCGTGTTGATTACGACGACGACTGCGAGAACTCCTCCCCCGCTTACCGTTGTCTCCCGGCGAAGAAGAGGATCTGGGCGATCGATCCAGATCTGCTCTCCGGTACTCCCTTTTCACCTTTCGATCTGAATGTTGAGTATACGCCTTGCGTAGACGAGGACGGaatcgagaagaagaagaagaatccatCTCCTTTGGTTGAATCTGAATCCAATCCAcaagaggatgatgatgataaagagAATATCGATCCTCTATCGATACCTGAAGACGAAGATGGTATCATGTGTGGTGTATGTCAAAGCACAGATGGCGATCCCTCGAATCCAATCGTCTTCTGCGACGGTTGCGACTTAATGGTCCACGCTTCTTGCTATGGTAACCCTCTGGTTAAGGCCATACCGGAAGGTGATTGGTTTTGCAGTCTATGTACCGAGTCAACGTCattgaagaagagagagaagccTTTTTTCTCTTGCTGCTTGTGTACGACCAAAGGTGGAGCCATGAAGCCCACTAAGGATGGTCGTTGGGCCCACATCACTTGCTCGCTGTTTGTTCCGGAGGTTTACTTTGAGGATCCTGAAGGAAGGGAAGGGATTTGTTGCAGCGAGATTCCGAGTAGGAGGTGGAAAGAGAGGTGTTATTTGTGCAAGGTTAGGCGTGGGTGTGTTATCGAGTGTTCGGAGATGAAGTGTGAGTTGGCGTTTCATGTTAGTTGTGGGTTGAAGGAGGAGCTTTGTATTGAGTACCGTGAAGGTAGGAGGAGTGGTGGTATTGTTGTTGGTTTCTGCAGTGAGCATACTAAACTCTGGGAAAGG GAAAGTGGAAAGTACAAGATTGTTGCCAGAGATTAA
- the LOC103869999 gene encoding protein Jade-1 isoform X1, translated as MDAQYQNLPPLKRLRLMQRDLELAHQQHQLQSQPEVKPSQLPAKKRKHSRVDYDDDCENSSPAYRCLPAKKRIWAIDPDLLSGTPFSPFDLNVEYTPCVDEDGIEKKKKNPSPLVESESNPQEDDDDKENIDPLSIPEDEDGIMCGVCQSTDGDPSNPIVFCDGCDLMVHASCYGNPLVKAIPEGDWFCSLCTESTSLKKREKPFFSCCLCTTKGGAMKPTKDGRWAHITCSLFVPEVYFEDPEGREGICCSEIPSRRWKERCYLCKVRRGCVIECSEMKCELAFHVSCGLKEELCIEYREGRRSGGIVVGFCSEHTKLWERQQESGKYKIVARD; from the exons aTGGATGCTCAGTATCAGAACTTGCCTCCTCTCAAAAGGCTAAGATTGATGCAGCGAGATCTCGAACTTGCTCATCAACAACATCAGCTACAAAGCCAACCTGAGGTGAAGCCGTCGCAGTTACCGGCGAAGAAGAGGAAACACTCTCGTGTTGATTACGACGACGACTGCGAGAACTCCTCCCCCGCTTACCGTTGTCTCCCGGCGAAGAAGAGGATCTGGGCGATCGATCCAGATCTGCTCTCCGGTACTCCCTTTTCACCTTTCGATCTGAATGTTGAGTATACGCCTTGCGTAGACGAGGACGGaatcgagaagaagaagaagaatccatCTCCTTTGGTTGAATCTGAATCCAATCCAcaagaggatgatgatgataaagagAATATCGATCCTCTATCGATACCTGAAGACGAAGATGGTATCATGTGTGGTGTATGTCAAAGCACAGATGGCGATCCCTCGAATCCAATCGTCTTCTGCGACGGTTGCGACTTAATGGTCCACGCTTCTTGCTATGGTAACCCTCTGGTTAAGGCCATACCGGAAGGTGATTGGTTTTGCAGTCTATGTACCGAGTCAACGTCattgaagaagagagagaagccTTTTTTCTCTTGCTGCTTGTGTACGACCAAAGGTGGAGCCATGAAGCCCACTAAGGATGGTCGTTGGGCCCACATCACTTGCTCGCTGTTTGTTCCGGAGGTTTACTTTGAGGATCCTGAAGGAAGGGAAGGGATTTGTTGCAGCGAGATTCCGAGTAGGAGGTGGAAAGAGAGGTGTTATTTGTGCAAGGTTAGGCGTGGGTGTGTTATCGAGTGTTCGGAGATGAAGTGTGAGTTGGCGTTTCATGTTAGTTGTGGGTTGAAGGAGGAGCTTTGTATTGAGTACCGTGAAGGTAGGAGGAGTGGTGGTATTGTTGTTGGTTTCTGCAGTGAGCATACTAAACTCTGGGAAAGG CAACAGGAAAGTGGAAAGTACAAGATTGTTGCCAGAGATTAA
- the LOC103870000 gene encoding mitogen-activated protein kinase 19 has protein sequence MQQGHVKKNMKELDFFTEYGDANRYQTLEVIGKGSYGVVCAAIDTHTGEKVAIKKINDVFEHISDALRILREVKLLRLLRHPDIVEIKSIMLPPSKREFKDIYVVFELMESDLHQVIKANDDLTKEHHQFFLYQMLRALKYMHTANVYHRDLKPKNILANANCKLKVCDFGLARVSFNDTPTTVFWTDYVATRWYRAPELCGSFCSKYTPAIDIWSIGCIFAEVLLGKPLFPGKSVVHQLELITDLLGTPKSETIAGVRNEKARKYLGEMRKKSLVPFTQKFPNADPSALRLLQRLLAFDPKDRPTATEALADPYFKGLAKVEREPSCQPISKMEFEFERRRLTKDDIRELIYREILEYHPQLLKDYMNGSEGSSFLYPSAIGHLRKQFAYLEENSGKSGPIIPPERKHASLPRSTVHPGVVTTSNAQPPESRRVSFEPSRNVVPSTSSKPLGPPPRIPSGRPGRAVESSSLTYENNRNLKESSSYDARTSYYRTTPQQTVSPNCFFNPNTTMNQEKRLGTEADASQAKPQFVPTQCKPAELNPNPYVQQTQHKVGIDAKLLHAQSQYGPAGAAAVAVAAHRSVGTVGYGMS, from the exons ATGCAACAAGGTCACGTGAAGAAG AACATGAAAGAGCTCGACTTTTTCACCGAGTACGGCGACGCGAACCGTTACCAGACCCTCGAAGTGATCGGGAAAGGAAGCTACGGAGTCGTCTGCGCGGCCATCGACACACACACGGGAGAGAAAGTCGCGATAAAGAAGATCAACGACGTCTTCGAACACATCTCCGACGCGCTCCGCATCCTCCGCGAGGTGAAGCTTCTCCGTCTCCTGAGGCATCCGGATATAGTCGAGATCAAAAGCATCATGCTTCCGCCTTCGAAAAGAGAGTTTAAAGATATTTACGTCGTGTTTGAGCTCATGGAGTCGGATCTGCACCAAGTCATCAAAGCTAATGATGACTTGACTAAGGAGCATCATCAGTTTTTTCTTTATCAGATGCTTCGTGCGTTAAAGTATATGCATACAG CTAATGTTTATCATCGTGATCTTAAACCGAAGAATATTCTGGCTAATGCTAATTGCAAGTTGAAAGTTTGTGACTTTGGATTAGCGAGAGTGTCGTTTAATGATACTCCTACTACAGTCTTTTGGACG GATTATGTTGCTACAAGATGGTACAGGGCTCCTGAGCTTTGTGGCTCATTCTGTTCTAAG TATACACCAGCTATTGACATTTGGAGCATTGGTTGCATCTTTGCCGAGGTGTTATTAGGGAAGCCTTTGTTTCCTGGGAAAAGTGTTGTCCATCAGTTAGAGCTGATTACCGATCTTCTCGGGACACCAAAGTCTGAGACCATTGCAGGA GTTCGAAACGAAAAAGCTAGAAAATACTTGGGCGAAATGAGGAAGAAGAGTCTTGTCCCTTTTACTCAAAAGTTTCCTAATGCAGATCCTTCAGCGTTGCGGCTATTGCAAAGACTGTTGGCTTTTGATCCAAAGGATAGGCCAACTGCTACAGAGGCGCTGGCTGATCCTTACTTTAAGGGTCTAGCAAAGGTTGAGAGAGAGCCTTCTTGTCAGCCAATCTCGAAGATGGAGTTTGAGTTTGAAAGAAGAAGGTTGACAAAGGATGACATTAGAGAGCTGATATACAGGGAGATACTAGAGTACCATCCTCAGCTGCTTAAGGATTATATGAACGGTTCTGAAGGCTCAAGTTTCTTATACCCTAG CGCCATTGGTCATCTGAGGAAACAGTTTGCTTACTTAGAAGAAAATAGCGGCAAAAGTGGGCCAATCATACCTCCAGAGAGAAAGCATGCTTCACTTCCACG GTCTACAGTTCACCCTGGTGTAGTGACGACCTCCAATGCTCAACCTCCAGAGAGTCGACGTGTCTCTTTTGAGCCTTCAAGAAATGTAGTTCCGTCCACTTCATCTAAACCTTTAGGACCTCCTCCAAGGATACCTTCAGGTAGACCAGGCCGTGCTGTGGAATCATCATCTCTAACTTATGAGAATAACAGGAACCTCAAAGAATCGTCGTCCTATGATGCAAGGACATCATATTACAGAACCACTCCACAACAGACCGTATCTCCTAACTGTTTCTTTAATCCCAACACCACCATGAACCAAGAGAAGCGCCTTGGTACAGAAGCTGATGCGTCTCAAGCAAAACCGCAGTTTGTTCCCACCCAATGCAAGCCAGCTGAGCTGAACCCAAACCCTTATGTGCAACAAACACAGCATAAGGTGGGTATTGATGCTAAGCTGCTGCATGCACAATCCCAGTATGGTCCTGCTGGAGCCGCCGCGGTTGCAGTTGCAGCGCACCGGAGCGTAGGCACGGTTGGGTACGGCATGTCTTAA
- the LOC103870001 gene encoding SART-1 family protein DOT2: MSHIDMKKNSMRKNKKLVINIASTKKEFEANHRDLGSSIKDEKKRFESSERRRDVFDQRIRSKANEEIFDHGTSHDHSRVRDGVMREVDVGTGLSGALKLLREQGTFKEKSSSKHHVGVRDINHGKDDRFKDAFKDITIDRVDECGRIMTEKEAFKKLCHGFHGKKPGKRKQEKRMKKHEDSSKNILESSDRAVERMRQVHAELKRN; encoded by the exons ATGTCTCATATTGATATGAAGAAGAATTCGATGAGGAAGAACAAGAAACTGGTTATTAATATTGCTTCTACGAAGAAAGAATTTGAAGCTAATCATCGGGATCTTGGTTCTTCAATAAAAGATGAAAAAAAGAGGTTTGAATCATCAGAGAGACGAAGAGATGTGTTTGATCAAAGGATTCGTTCTAAAGCTAATGAAGAGATATTTGATCATGGTACTTCCCATGATCATTCTAGGGTTAGAGACGGAGTGATGCGTGAGGTTGACGTCGGTACAGGATTATCTGGCGCGTTAAAGCTTCTCAGAGAGCAAGGAACTTTCAAGGAGAAAAGCAGCAGCAAGCATCATGTAGGTGTTAGAGACATTAATCATGGTAAAGATGACAGATTCAAAGATGCGTTTAAGGATATTACGATTGATAGGGTGGATGAATGTGGCAGGATAATGACTGAAAAAGAAGCGTTTAAGAAACTTTGTCATGGGTTCCATGGGAAGAAACCCGGGAAGAGGAAGCAAGAGAAACGGATGAAGAAACATGAAGACAGctcaaaaaatatattggaGTCTTCAGATAGAGCTGTGGAAAGGATGAGACAGGTTCATGCCGAGTTGAAGA GGAATTAA